A stretch of Cryptococcus neoformans var. neoformans JEC21 chromosome 10 sequence DNA encodes these proteins:
- a CDS encoding phosphatidylserine decarboxylase, putative, whose protein sequence is MPSPPTDVNAALDIAGHPDRSTRSQPRLRRLASKPLKLAASTFKPRSSRAPSPFLPDDPSSTTISTAASSASGGWKKGTRHQHISHQTAAGLTPAQVASAARGPRKPLEGEEPAAWLRVRVVKAEGLVAKDRSGTSDPFLSLLMPPCTRYSTPVVKKTLDPVFPADTCTFDFPIYLSLAGVVGGRGLEGVLWDKDLMRKEYMGEIAIPVDKWFPDGHAHLWHDNLPLLTQRILSTRRKHKVSGTTTFQIGFVPPKNTTSTEESLRTIRLVYAALMDHGSLSRGSIGVLGVPAHKGIGTVKMRTQPVEPSRLAKLQGAASAVAGSLTGGHKMVNLQGSEVHPEDEDDEPDDEEELLSDDGISSSSSNDEFEDALEEEEVMILTDSPSTNEPADIPLGQQVPGLSITPSDAPVDDKTPKTAGYLGPQGRRKAHSRQASLPIGQLEAQPMVKSSSADSAVSSAGTSTTGLVTPGGKARRPLFRRGKSRADSGTEQKPVEKKKSRGFEFDAKQGKEVLGIVILEIKGATDLPKLKNALRVSFDMDPFVVISFGKKVFRTRVIRHSLNPIWDEKLLFHVRRHEAGYLAQFAVLDWDKVSGNDMIGSCVLPVSELIADAPKPDPQTGLYDKEVDGKHEMKEFTLSISTDKDRAWEAKHSPKLTVRAKYEPYDALRQRFWRQYITQYDADDTGALSYTELTAMLDSLGSTLTRHTLEGYFSICGKEADKDELTMEEVIKCLEGEVAKSRFEKAKVGSDDSTTDASTPSVAPQPAQDGLGFVGPQGNISSPVDPDELAESIRQSKPRNQKGADGDESAGNQTVVGGPGSVVSSIKMPPGVPSVKVERTTSFDGGTVPAPGQPGADGNFTPQSSSDADLDETDSTPFDDRERVINIKTCPLCHRPRLGKKSEQDIVTHLAICASADWSRVDRIVTANYVTSSQAQRKFLSKIMNKMAIGSYALGANSANTIVQDRITGQLQEEKMAVYVRMGIRVLYKGAKGSMNGARARKLLKSLSIKQGLKYDSPSSAVDIPGFIAFHNLDINEILDPLDSFKTFNEFFYRKLKPDARPIEEPGNDDRLVSCADCRLMAFETVNEATQLWIKGREFTIGRLLGPNYKDVIDRYEGGALAIFRLAPQDYHRFHSPVKGKIGKMTMIDGEYYTVNPQAIRSPLDVYGENVRKVVPIHSENFGLVMTVWVGAMMVGSILTSVNEGQEVERGDELGYFAFGGSTIVCIFEKDALQWDDDLLQNGRASIETLVRMGMGLGRSVQKP, encoded by the exons ATGCCCTCCCCCCCTACAGACGTCAACGCAGCTCTTGACATTGCCGGCCACCCAGACAGGTCCACTCGCTCACAGCCACGGCTCAGGCGACTCGCATCGAAACCTCTCAAACTGGCAGCTTCCACCTTCAAGCCCCGCTCTTCACGAGCgccctctcctttcctACCCGATGATCCCTCTTCTACCACCATAAGTACggcagcttcttctgcttcagGAGGGTGGAAAAAGGGGACTCGGCACCAGCACATATCTCATCAGACAGCGGCCGGGCTCACTCCTGCACAAGTCGCTTCAGCTGCTCGAGGTCCCCGCAAGCCATtagaaggagaggaaccTGCGGCTTGGCTTAGAGTCAGGGTAGTTAAAGCTGAAGGTCTGGTAGCCAAGGATAGGAGTGGGACAAGTGATCC CTTTTTGAGCCTACTCATGCCCCCTTGTACCCGATACAGCACTCCTGTCGTCAAAAAGACCTTGGACCCTGTTTTCCCAGCCGATACATGTACCTTTGATTTTCCCATTTACCTGAGCTTGGCTGGGGTAGTAGGTGGCAGAGGTTTGGAGGGTGTGCTTTGGGATAAG GAcctgatgaggaaagagtaTATGGGCGAAATAGCGATTCCAGTAGACAAATGGTTCCCCGACGGTCATGCCCATCTCTGGCACGACAATTTACCT CTCCTTACTCAACGCATCCTGTCTACCAGACGAAAGCACAAGGTCTCAggcaccaccaccttccaaaTCGGGTTCGTGCCTCCAAAGAACACTACCAGCACTGAGGAATCTTTGCGCACCATAAGGCTGGTTTATGCTGCTTTGATGGATCATGGTAGCTTGAGCAGGGGATCTATTGGAGTGCTCGGGGTGCCAGCC CACAAGGGCATCGGTACGGTCAAGATGCGCACTCAGCCTGTCGAGCCTTCCCGGCTTGCCAAACTCCAAGGTGCAGCTTCCGCCGTCGCGGGTTCTTTGACGGGAGGTCACAAAATGGTCAACTTGCAGGGCTCTGAAGTCCACCcggaggacgaagatgatgaaccagatgatgaagaggaactTCTGTCAGACGATGGTATCTCCTCAAGTTCTTCCAATGATGAATTTGAAGACGCCttagaggaagaagaagtcatGATCCTGACCGACTCGCCCTCTACCAATGAGCCTGCTGACATACCTCTGGGCCAGCAAGTACCCGGTCTATCCATTACACCTAGTGATGCACCTGTAGATGACAAGACGCCAAAGACCGCAGGCTACCTCGGCCCTCAAGGCAGACGTAAAGCACATTCTCGCCAAGCCTCATTGCCAATAGGCCAGCTTGAAGCCCAACCCATGGTCAAGTCCAGTTCTGCCGATTCAGCCGTTTCCAGCGCCGGCACGTCTACAACAGGTCTCGTCACGCCTGGCGGTAAAGCGAGGCGACCCTTGTTCAGGCGCGGTAAGTCTAGGGCTGATAGTGGGACGGAGCAAAAGCctgttgagaagaagaagtccAGAGGGTTCGAGTTCGATGCCAAGCAAGGTAAGGAGGTGCTGGGCATCGTTATTCTGGAGATCAAAGGAGCGACCGATCTCCCCAAGCTGAAAAATG CTTTGCGAGTGTCCTTCGACATGGACCCTTTTGTCGTCATCTCATTTGGCAAGAAGGTCTTCCGAACTCGAGTGATCAGACACTCCCTAAACCCTATTTGGGACGAAAAACTTCTCTTTCACGTTCGCCGACATGAGGCAGGATATCTTGCTCAATTTGCAGTTCTTGATTGGGACAAGGTGTCCGGTAATGATATGATCGGGTCCTGTGTATTACCTGTGAGCGAGCTGATTGCGGATGCGCCCAAGCCTGATCCCCAAACTGGCTTATACGATAAAGAAGTTGATGGAAAGCatgagatgaaagaatTCACT CTGTCAATCTCTACAGACAAGGATAGGGCTTGGGAAGCCAAGCACTCTCCCAAACTTACTGTTCGAGCAAAATACGAGCCCTACGACGCCCTTCGCCAACGTTTCTGGCGTCAATACATAACTCAATACGATGCAGATGATACTGGCGCTCTCTCTTACACCGAACTCACCGCCATGCTCGATTCCCTCGGCTCTACTCTTACTCGTCACACATTGGAAGGTTATTTTTCTATATGCGGTAAAGAGGCGGACAAGGATGAATTGACAATGGAGGAAGTTATCAAGTGtttggaaggggaggtGGCGAAGAGTCGGTTTGAAAAGGCCAAGGTTGGCTCAGATGATTCAACGACGGACGCAAGCACTCCCTCTGTAGCTCCGCAACCTGCTCAGGATGGCTTGGGTTTCGTTGGTCCACAAGGAAACATTTCGTCTCCCGTGGATCCTGATGAGCTTGCAGAGTCAATTCGACAGAGCAAGCCTAGAAACCAAAAGGGTGCGGACGGTGATGAGAGTGCAGGTAATCAGACCGTGGTAGGTGGGCCTGGGAGTGTCGTCAGCTCAATCAAGATGCCCCCCGGCGTTCCGTCTGTCAAGGTAGAGCGAACAACCTCATTTGACGGTGGGACTGTCCCAGCCCCAGGTCAACCCGGTGCTGACGGCAATTTCACTCCccaatcatcatctgatGCCGACCTTGACGAGACCGATTCTACCCCGTTTGACGATCGCGAACGTGTCATCAATATCAAGACGTGCCCTCTTTGCCATCGTCCTCGCCTTGGCAAAAAATCGGAACAGGATATTGTCACACACCTCGCGATCTGCGCATCCGCTGATTGGAGTCGTGTGGATAGAATTGTAACTGCGAACTACGTGACGAGTAGTCAAGCTCAGCGCAAGTTCTTGAGCAAGATTATGAACAAAATGGCTATTGGAAGCTATGCGTTGGGTGCGAATAGCGCGAATACTATCGTACAGGATCGAATAACTGGGCAGTtgcaggaagagaagatggct GTGTATGTGCGGATGGGCATCAGAGTTTTGTACAAAGGTGCCAAGGGTAGTATGAACGGCGCCAGAGCTCGAAAGCTCTTGAAGTCTCTATCTATCAAACAGGGTCTCAAATATgactctccttcttctgcagtCGATATTCCCGGCTTCATTGCTTTCCACAATCTCGATATTAATGAAATCCTTGACCCACTCGACTCTTTCAAGACGTTCAACGAGTTCTTCTACCGCAAACTCAAACCAGATGCGAGACCTATTGAAGAACCCGGGAACGATGATAGGCTCGTATCATGTGCGGATTGTAGGCTAATGGCCTTCGAAACGGTGAACGAGGCCACTCAGCTCTGGATCAAGGGGAGGGAGTTTACGATCGGAAGGTTGTTGGGACCAAATTACAAGGACGTAATAGATAGGTATGAGGGCGGAGCTTTGGCCATCTTCCG ACTTGCTCCTCAGGATTATCACCGTTTCCACTCTCCggtcaagggcaag